The following proteins come from a genomic window of Frankia casuarinae:
- a CDS encoding ADP-ribosylglycohydrolase family protein produces the protein MGLTAAYGVHAPFTDDTQMTLFTVEGLIRASVRSRSRGIADPPAVLWRAYQRWLTTQRRTGPAAGEVDGWLAAQQLMYARRAPGNACLSGLGRPEMGTLARPANPDSKGCGAVMRSAPFGLLRRGPETSFDHAVACAVFTHGHPSGYLAAGAFAWIVAAMVDGAGITQATASALGRLSAERDGKEVARALRAALGTAADGAPTAERVESLGAGWVAEEALAIAVYCAVAAPDDPQTALLAAVNHSGDSDSTGAICGNLVGAALGEPALPAAWLKELAGYELVGQVADDLVTEIENTATVSDAFGAATPAWSTRYPGS, from the coding sequence ATCGGCCTCACGGCCGCCTACGGGGTACACGCTCCGTTTACAGATGACACTCAGATGACGCTCTTTACCGTGGAGGGTCTGATCCGGGCCTCGGTCCGCAGCCGTTCCCGGGGCATCGCCGATCCGCCCGCGGTGCTGTGGCGCGCCTACCAGCGTTGGCTCACGACGCAGCGGCGGACCGGTCCGGCCGCCGGGGAGGTGGACGGCTGGTTGGCGGCGCAGCAGCTGATGTATGCCCGGCGCGCTCCGGGGAACGCCTGCCTGTCCGGGCTGGGGCGCCCCGAGATGGGCACGCTCGCGCGGCCGGCGAACCCCGACAGCAAGGGATGCGGGGCGGTGATGCGCTCGGCCCCGTTCGGGCTGCTCCGGCGGGGCCCGGAAACCTCCTTCGACCATGCGGTCGCATGCGCCGTGTTCACCCACGGTCATCCCTCCGGGTACCTCGCCGCGGGCGCGTTCGCATGGATCGTCGCCGCGATGGTAGACGGCGCTGGCATCACCCAGGCCACCGCATCGGCCCTCGGCCGCCTGTCGGCCGAACGCGACGGCAAGGAAGTAGCCAGAGCTCTGCGGGCGGCGCTCGGAACGGCAGCGGACGGTGCGCCCACGGCGGAACGCGTGGAATCGCTGGGCGCCGGCTGGGTCGCCGAGGAGGCGCTAGCGATCGCGGTGTACTGCGCGGTGGCGGCGCCCGACGATCCGCAGACGGCGCTGCTCGCGGCAGTCAACCACTCCGGCGACAGCGACTCGACCGGCGCGATCTGCGGGAACCTCGTTGGCGCCGCTCTGGGTGAGCCGGCGCTGCCGGCAGCCTGGCTGAAGGAGCTGGCGGGCTATGAGCTGGTCGGGCAGGTCGCGGACGATCTGGTAACCGAGATCGAGAACACCGCGACCGTCTCCGACGCCTTCGGCGCGGCCACCCCGGCCTGGTCCACCCGCTACCCCGGGAGCTGA
- a CDS encoding AMIN-like domain-containing (lipo)protein, which translates to MKVRTTTGRRWIGAVALLAGALLVPLGCGGGAGGGGSTDVTTPKPSVSGTTPVPSPSVSSRSPDGPVVTSPSTTATPREPVWSSEPRRVEHQLYGNATVVAVRGAHNVAGGMAFDRLTIEFQGQLPGYEVRYVAEVLSPGEGVAVPLRGQAFLEVVLFPAVAHDETGRSTLRTPRAGGGLPALVQYRMTGDYEGYVHFGLGVDDRVGFRVLELSNPSRVVIDLAA; encoded by the coding sequence ATGAAGGTGCGGACAACAACGGGCCGGCGATGGATCGGGGCGGTGGCGCTGCTGGCGGGCGCGCTGCTCGTGCCGCTGGGATGTGGCGGCGGTGCCGGTGGCGGCGGCTCCACCGACGTCACCACGCCGAAGCCATCGGTGTCCGGCACCACGCCGGTGCCTTCTCCGTCCGTGTCCTCCCGCTCGCCGGATGGACCGGTGGTGACGTCGCCTTCCACGACCGCGACGCCGCGGGAGCCGGTCTGGTCGAGCGAACCGCGCCGCGTCGAGCATCAGCTGTACGGTAACGCGACGGTCGTCGCGGTGCGCGGCGCGCACAACGTCGCCGGCGGGATGGCTTTCGATCGGCTGACGATCGAGTTCCAAGGGCAGCTCCCTGGCTACGAGGTGCGTTACGTGGCCGAGGTGCTGTCGCCGGGCGAGGGCGTTGCGGTCCCGCTGCGGGGGCAGGCGTTCCTGGAGGTGGTGTTGTTCCCGGCCGTGGCCCACGATGAGACCGGTAGGTCGACGCTGCGCACACCGCGGGCCGGCGGCGGGCTTCCCGCGCTCGTCCAGTATCGGATGACCGGCGACTACGAGGGATACGTCCATTTCGGCCTGGGGGTTGACGATCGGGTCGGCTTTCGGGTGCTCGAACTGTCGAACCCGTCGCGCGTGGTGATCGACCTCGCCGCCTGA
- a CDS encoding aldehyde dehydrogenase family protein produces MTYVPPGKPGSIVHVTDRYENFIGGKWLPPRAGKYSTNLSPATAQPICEIPRSAAEDVEDALDAAHAAAGSWAAASPAERAEVLTAVADAIDANREMLAVTESWENGKPVRETLAADIPLAADHFRYFAAAARTLEGSISEIDGRTYAYHFHEPLGVVGQIIPFNFPLLMAAWKLAPALAAGNCSVIKPASPTPWSILKLAEVIQDVIPPGIINIVNGPGAEVGRALATSPKIAKIGFTGETTTGRLMMQYAARNIIPVTLELGGKSPNIFFEDVLAADDAYLNKAVEGLVLYAFNKGEVCTCPSRALIQESIYDEFMARALERVGRIQQGNPLDPATMLGPQVSAQQLSKIGSYVDIGLAEGAELLAGGHRTRLAGEFANGYFFEPTLLKGHNKMRVFQEEIFGPVLAVTTFKDEAEALAIANDTPYGLGAGVWTRDGARQFRMGRGIKAGRVWVNCYHQYPAGAAFGGYKVSGIGRENHRMMLEHYSQTKNMLVSYDENALGLF; encoded by the coding sequence ATGACGTACGTCCCACCTGGAAAGCCAGGCAGTATCGTCCATGTTACGGACCGGTACGAGAACTTCATCGGTGGAAAGTGGCTGCCGCCGCGGGCCGGTAAGTATTCGACCAACCTCAGCCCGGCCACGGCGCAGCCGATCTGTGAAATACCGCGGTCGGCGGCGGAGGATGTCGAGGACGCCCTGGACGCGGCGCACGCCGCCGCCGGCTCCTGGGCCGCCGCGTCCCCGGCGGAGCGGGCCGAGGTGCTGACCGCGGTGGCGGATGCGATCGACGCCAACCGGGAGATGCTCGCGGTCACGGAGAGCTGGGAGAACGGCAAGCCGGTGCGGGAGACGCTGGCTGCCGACATCCCGCTGGCCGCCGACCACTTCCGGTACTTCGCCGCGGCGGCGCGCACCCTGGAGGGGTCGATCTCCGAGATTGACGGCAGGACCTACGCCTATCACTTCCACGAGCCGCTCGGGGTGGTCGGGCAGATCATCCCCTTCAACTTCCCGTTGCTGATGGCGGCGTGGAAGCTGGCGCCCGCGCTGGCCGCGGGTAACTGCTCGGTGATCAAGCCGGCGTCACCGACGCCGTGGTCGATCCTCAAGCTCGCCGAGGTGATTCAGGACGTCATCCCGCCCGGCATCATCAACATCGTCAACGGGCCCGGCGCCGAGGTCGGCAGAGCCCTGGCCACCAGCCCGAAGATCGCGAAGATCGGGTTCACCGGTGAGACCACGACCGGCCGGCTGATGATGCAGTACGCGGCGCGGAACATCATCCCGGTCACCCTGGAGCTGGGCGGAAAGTCCCCGAACATCTTCTTCGAGGACGTCCTGGCCGCCGACGACGCCTATCTGAACAAGGCGGTCGAGGGGCTGGTGCTGTATGCGTTCAACAAGGGCGAGGTGTGCACCTGCCCGTCCCGGGCGCTGATCCAGGAGTCGATCTACGACGAGTTCATGGCGCGGGCGCTGGAACGGGTCGGCCGGATCCAGCAGGGCAACCCGTTGGACCCGGCGACAATGCTGGGCCCGCAGGTCTCCGCGCAGCAGCTGTCAAAGATCGGCTCCTACGTGGACATCGGCCTGGCTGAGGGCGCCGAACTGCTGGCCGGTGGGCACCGGACGCGGCTGGCCGGAGAGTTCGCGAACGGCTACTTCTTCGAGCCGACGCTGCTGAAGGGCCACAACAAGATGCGGGTCTTCCAGGAGGAAATCTTCGGCCCGGTGCTGGCTGTCACCACCTTCAAGGACGAGGCCGAGGCGTTGGCCATCGCCAACGACACGCCTTACGGGCTCGGTGCCGGTGTGTGGACGCGGGACGGTGCCCGCCAGTTCCGGATGGGCCGGGGCATCAAGGCCGGCCGGGTCTGGGTCAACTGCTACCACCAGTATCCGGCGGGCGCGGCATTCGGCGGATACAAGGTGTCCGGCATCGGCCGCGAAAACCACCGGATGATGCTGGAGCACTACAGCCAGACCAAGAACATGCTGGTCAGCTACGACGAGAACGCGCTCGGCCTGTTCTAG
- a CDS encoding zinc-dependent alcohol dehydrogenase — MKAAVVTDFRAPLRIEDRDVPVPGPGQILVRMEASGLCHTDIHAAHGDWPVKPTPPFVPGHEGVGVVKAVGAGVTGRAIGDRVAIPWLGHACGRCRYCVGGWETLCESQRNSGYSIDGAFAEYAVADADYTVPVPGDVPSFDAAPLTCAGVTTYKAIKVAGVTPAETVAVFGIGGLGHLALQYARIAGGFTVGVDVTEAKLELATELGADHVVNARTADPVEAIQRLGGADVAVALAASPRSFEQAFASLRRGGRLVCVALPADGTMSIPIFDTVLKGITVKGSIVGTRNDLAEVFRLHAAGRTRVIASGRKLDDVNACMDEVLDSRVPARLVFEF; from the coding sequence ATGAAGGCAGCAGTTGTCACCGATTTCCGGGCACCGTTGCGTATCGAGGACCGGGACGTCCCGGTGCCGGGGCCGGGCCAGATCCTGGTACGGATGGAGGCCAGCGGTCTGTGCCACACCGACATCCACGCGGCGCACGGTGACTGGCCGGTGAAGCCGACTCCCCCGTTCGTCCCTGGTCACGAGGGCGTCGGCGTGGTCAAGGCCGTGGGCGCCGGGGTGACCGGGCGCGCGATCGGCGACCGGGTCGCGATCCCGTGGCTCGGTCACGCCTGCGGACGCTGCCGCTACTGCGTCGGCGGCTGGGAGACGCTGTGCGAAAGCCAGCGCAACAGCGGCTACTCGATCGACGGTGCGTTCGCCGAGTACGCGGTGGCCGACGCGGACTACACGGTGCCGGTGCCCGGTGACGTGCCGTCGTTCGACGCCGCGCCGCTGACCTGCGCCGGCGTGACCACCTACAAGGCCATCAAGGTAGCCGGGGTGACCCCGGCCGAGACGGTGGCCGTGTTCGGCATCGGCGGGCTGGGCCACCTGGCGTTGCAGTACGCCCGCATCGCGGGTGGTTTCACCGTCGGGGTCGACGTCACCGAGGCCAAGCTGGAGCTGGCCACCGAACTGGGCGCCGACCACGTGGTGAACGCGCGGACCGCCGACCCGGTCGAGGCCATCCAGCGGCTGGGCGGCGCCGACGTGGCGGTCGCGCTCGCCGCGTCGCCCCGTTCGTTCGAGCAGGCGTTCGCCTCGCTGCGGCGCGGCGGCCGGCTGGTCTGCGTGGCCCTGCCGGCGGATGGCACGATGTCCATCCCGATCTTCGACACGGTCCTGAAGGGGATCACGGTCAAGGGATCGATCGTCGGCACCCGCAACGATCTGGCCGAGGTGTTCCGGCTGCACGCGGCCGGCCGGACCAGGGTGATCGCTTCCGGCCGGAAGTTGGACGACGTCAACGCCTGCATGGACGAGGTCCTGGACAGCAGGGTCCCGGCCCGGCTGGTGTTCGAGTTCTGA
- a CDS encoding NAD(P) transhydrogenase subunit alpha: MSPLTVGVAMETAPGERRVAMVPQVVGRLVGSGLDVLVETGAGRGAWFPDGAYAEAGATVVARLDLFARADVVVSVSLPDPRTRALLRGGQTLVGLLAPLPRPQVMAQLAEAGVTAVSLDGLPRTLSRAQSMDALTSQANVAGYKAVLVAADAYPRYFPLLMTAAGTARPAEVLVLGAGVAGLAAIGTAHRLGAVVRGYDVRPEARGEVTSLGASFLDLGGPDLGGVAGGAGQGGYARALTAEELAGQQEALAAAVARHDVVITTAQVPGRRPPLLVTEEAVKTMRPGSVVVDLAASPLGGNVEISAPDETVVTAGGVTVIGAGNLPALMPAAASAAYARNVAALLGHLVHDGALTIDTADEIQAGVVITHAGRVVHPATAALLTGGSAESQSGA, from the coding sequence ATGAGTCCGCTTACCGTGGGCGTGGCCATGGAGACCGCGCCCGGCGAGCGTCGGGTGGCCATGGTTCCGCAGGTCGTGGGCCGATTGGTCGGCTCCGGTCTCGACGTGCTCGTCGAGACCGGAGCCGGACGTGGCGCATGGTTTCCCGACGGCGCCTATGCCGAGGCCGGCGCCACCGTCGTCGCACGGCTCGACCTGTTCGCGCGGGCAGACGTGGTGGTGTCGGTCAGCCTCCCGGACCCGCGGACGCGCGCGTTGCTGCGCGGCGGGCAGACCCTGGTAGGGCTGCTGGCGCCGTTGCCGCGGCCGCAGGTGATGGCGCAGCTGGCCGAGGCGGGGGTGACCGCGGTGAGCCTCGACGGGCTGCCGCGGACGCTGAGTCGGGCCCAGTCCATGGACGCGCTGACCTCCCAGGCGAATGTGGCCGGGTACAAGGCGGTGCTGGTCGCCGCCGACGCCTACCCGCGTTATTTCCCGCTGCTGATGACGGCGGCCGGCACGGCCCGGCCCGCCGAGGTGCTGGTGCTCGGCGCGGGCGTGGCCGGGCTGGCCGCGATCGGCACGGCCCACCGGCTCGGCGCGGTCGTCCGCGGTTACGACGTCCGCCCGGAGGCGCGGGGCGAGGTGACCTCGCTCGGTGCGAGTTTCCTCGACCTGGGTGGGCCCGACCTGGGCGGGGTGGCCGGCGGAGCGGGTCAGGGTGGCTATGCCCGGGCGTTGACCGCCGAGGAACTGGCGGGCCAGCAAGAGGCGCTGGCTGCCGCCGTCGCCCGCCATGACGTCGTCATCACCACCGCTCAGGTTCCCGGCCGCCGGCCGCCGCTGCTGGTGACGGAGGAGGCGGTCAAGACGATGCGGCCCGGGTCGGTCGTCGTGGATCTCGCCGCGAGCCCCCTCGGGGGCAATGTGGAGATCTCCGCGCCGGATGAGACGGTGGTCACCGCGGGTGGCGTCACCGTGATCGGCGCCGGCAACCTGCCGGCCCTGATGCCGGCTGCGGCATCGGCCGCCTATGCCCGCAACGTTGCCGCGTTGCTGGGCCATCTGGTCCACGACGGCGCGCTCACCATCGACACCGCCGACGAGATTCAGGCCGGGGTCGTCATCACCCACGCCGGCCGGGTCGTCCACCCCGCCACCGCCGCCCTGCTGACCGGCGGCTCCGCGGAAAGCCAGTCTGGAGCGTGA
- a CDS encoding NAD(P) transhydrogenase subunit alpha produces MTETLVTDLTVLVLSLLVGFEVISKVPSTLHTPLMSGANAIHGIVVVGAMLVAATAHTPLGYVLVFFAAAFAAMNVVGGYVVTDRMLEMFHRRPAAERSRLAGQNQPAGRNQPAGQNQPAVGSERS; encoded by the coding sequence ATGACCGAGACGTTGGTCACCGACCTGACCGTCCTCGTCCTGAGCCTGCTGGTCGGGTTCGAGGTCATCAGCAAGGTGCCGTCCACCTTGCATACACCGTTGATGTCCGGCGCGAACGCGATCCACGGCATCGTCGTCGTCGGCGCGATGCTGGTCGCCGCGACAGCGCACACCCCACTGGGCTACGTCCTGGTGTTCTTCGCCGCCGCGTTCGCCGCGATGAACGTGGTGGGCGGCTACGTGGTGACGGACCGGATGCTGGAGATGTTCCACCGGCGCCCGGCCGCGGAGCGAAGCCGGCTCGCAGGGCAGAACCAGCCGGCAGGGCGGAACCAGCCGGCAGGGCAGAACCAGCCGGCAGTGGGGAGTGAGCGGTCATGA
- a CDS encoding NAD(P)(+) transhydrogenase (Re/Si-specific) subunit beta produces the protein MSGSDTAIRLLFLAAASCFVLGLHLMNSPATARRGNQLSAAGMVAAVGTAVGLLARDGVITATGLIVLIAGVLLGSGAGLYAARTVRMTAMPQLVSVFNAVGGGAAALVAFAEVARLGGAAGLAGASGQTTVTVGLDVVIGAVTFSGSLVAAGKLQGLISGAPVLFRGARLLNAALAAVAVTGVAAIVAGHGGTIALSIVAAAALGLGVTMVLPIGGADMPVVISLLNAFTGTAVAMAGFVLDSTVLVIAGALVGASGSILTVLMAEAMNRSIPAIIVGGFGTADSTGNAGAAASAPVRSVAADDAALQLAYASKVIIVPGYGLAAARAQHEVVELADLLTQHGVDVCYAIHPVAGRMPGHMNVLLAEAHVPYPQMKELAEVNPEFAQADVALVVGANDVTNPAARRPGNAISGMPILDVDQAKSVIVIKRSMGHGYAGIDNELYTDPKTGMLFNDAKAGLSALTAAMKTLVH, from the coding sequence ATGAGCGGCTCGGACACGGCGATCCGCCTGCTGTTCCTGGCCGCGGCGAGCTGCTTCGTCCTCGGCCTGCACCTGATGAACTCGCCCGCGACCGCCCGCCGGGGCAACCAGCTGTCCGCGGCCGGGATGGTGGCGGCCGTCGGGACCGCCGTCGGGCTGCTGGCCCGGGACGGCGTCATCACCGCTACCGGCCTGATCGTCCTGATCGCCGGTGTGCTCCTGGGATCCGGCGCGGGCCTGTATGCGGCGCGGACCGTGCGGATGACCGCGATGCCGCAGCTGGTCAGCGTGTTCAACGCGGTCGGCGGCGGCGCGGCGGCGCTCGTCGCGTTCGCCGAGGTGGCGCGGTTGGGCGGCGCGGCCGGGCTGGCCGGGGCCTCCGGTCAGACCACCGTGACCGTCGGCCTCGACGTCGTCATCGGCGCGGTGACCTTCTCCGGCTCGCTGGTGGCCGCCGGCAAGCTGCAGGGCCTGATCAGTGGCGCGCCGGTGCTGTTCCGCGGCGCCCGACTACTGAACGCCGCGCTGGCCGCGGTCGCCGTGACCGGCGTGGCGGCGATCGTCGCTGGTCACGGTGGGACGATCGCGCTGTCGATCGTCGCGGCCGCCGCGCTGGGCTTAGGCGTGACGATGGTGCTGCCGATCGGCGGCGCGGACATGCCGGTGGTGATCTCGCTGCTGAACGCGTTCACCGGGACGGCCGTGGCGATGGCCGGTTTCGTGCTCGACAGCACCGTTCTCGTTATCGCGGGCGCGCTGGTGGGGGCGTCCGGCTCCATCCTCACCGTGCTGATGGCCGAGGCGATGAACCGGTCGATCCCGGCCATCATCGTCGGTGGTTTCGGCACCGCGGACTCGACCGGAAACGCCGGCGCGGCGGCCTCGGCCCCAGTGCGGTCGGTCGCGGCGGACGACGCGGCCCTGCAGCTGGCGTACGCGTCGAAGGTCATTATCGTGCCCGGCTACGGGCTTGCGGCGGCGCGGGCCCAGCATGAAGTAGTCGAGCTCGCCGACCTGCTCACGCAGCACGGGGTGGACGTCTGCTACGCGATCCACCCGGTCGCCGGCAGAATGCCGGGCCACATGAACGTGCTGCTGGCCGAGGCGCACGTCCCCTATCCGCAGATGAAGGAACTGGCCGAGGTCAACCCCGAGTTCGCGCAGGCCGATGTCGCCCTGGTCGTCGGCGCCAACGACGTGACCAACCCGGCGGCCCGCCGTCCCGGCAACGCGATCTCCGGTATGCCGATCCTCGACGTCGACCAGGCGAAGAGCGTCATCGTCATCAAACGCTCCATGGGCCACGGCTACGCCGGCATCGACAACGAGCTGTACACCGACCCGAAGACCGGAATGCTCTTCAACGACGCGAAAGCCGGCCTGAGCGCGCTCACCGCCGCCATGAAGACACTCGTGCACTGA
- a CDS encoding catalase, giving the protein MTDPGTSRLPRDDAKQQQLDAVRIGDDGARMTTDQGIGVEHTDDSLAAGERGPTLLEDFHFREKLTRFDHERIPERVVHARGAGAYGYFEAYESLADVTRAHFLGEDGRRTPVFVRFSTVGGSRGSADTVRDVRGFAVKFYTEEGNFDLVGNNMPVFFIQDGIKFPDFVHAVKPEPHNEIPQASSAHNTLWDFVSLVPESMHMMMWLMSDRALPRSYRMMQGFGVHTFRFVDAAGQGTFVKFHWRPKLGTHSLVWDETQKIAGKDPDFNRRDLWESIENGTFPEWELGVQLVPESDEHAFDFDLLDATKIIPEERVPVRPVGRLVLNRNPGNFFAETEQVAFCVQNVVPGIDFTNDPLLQARLFSYLDTQLIRLGGPNFAQLPVNRPVAAVHNNSRDGYGQHRIQQSQTSYFPNSISGGCPVLSDPAHGGYVHYAERVDGNTIRKRSESFKDFYSQATLFWNSMSSWERRHIVDAFSFELGKVDYTQIKERVLGHLAQVDHELAAGVAENLGLPVPPESTPNHGRSSPALSQADQPSGVATRRIAVLAADGVDEVALRSATAALREQGAILEVLAPHGGMLATVSGDALPVDRTLVTMSSVLYDAVFVAPGERGVTALTHNGEAVHYVGEAYKHAKPIGAVGAGVSLLEIASLPGARVADQGDAVVSDRGIVTVRDLAGPSVLGDFGSAFATAVAAHRHFDRALEAVAA; this is encoded by the coding sequence ATGACCGATCCCGGGACGTCGCGCCTCCCCCGGGACGACGCGAAGCAGCAGCAACTCGACGCCGTCCGAATCGGCGACGACGGCGCCCGCATGACCACCGACCAGGGGATCGGTGTCGAACACACCGACGACTCGCTCGCGGCGGGGGAACGCGGTCCGACGCTGCTGGAGGACTTCCACTTCCGGGAGAAGCTCACTCGGTTCGATCACGAGCGCATCCCCGAGCGGGTCGTCCACGCCCGTGGTGCCGGTGCCTACGGGTACTTCGAGGCGTACGAGTCGCTCGCCGACGTGACCCGGGCGCACTTCCTGGGCGAGGACGGCCGGCGTACCCCGGTGTTCGTACGGTTCTCGACCGTCGGCGGTTCCCGCGGTTCCGCGGACACGGTCCGGGACGTACGCGGATTTGCCGTAAAATTTTATACCGAGGAGGGTAACTTCGATCTCGTCGGTAACAACATGCCGGTGTTCTTCATTCAGGACGGCATCAAGTTCCCCGACTTCGTCCATGCGGTGAAGCCGGAGCCGCACAACGAGATCCCGCAGGCATCCTCCGCGCACAACACCCTGTGGGACTTCGTCAGTCTCGTCCCCGAGTCGATGCACATGATGATGTGGCTGATGTCGGACCGGGCGCTGCCGCGCAGCTACCGGATGATGCAGGGCTTCGGCGTGCACACCTTCCGGTTCGTCGATGCCGCCGGGCAGGGGACCTTCGTCAAGTTCCACTGGCGGCCGAAGCTCGGCACGCACTCCCTGGTCTGGGACGAGACACAGAAGATCGCGGGCAAGGACCCCGACTTCAACCGGCGGGACCTGTGGGAGTCGATCGAGAACGGTACGTTCCCGGAGTGGGAACTCGGCGTGCAGCTCGTGCCGGAATCCGACGAGCACGCGTTCGACTTCGATCTTCTCGACGCGACGAAGATCATCCCTGAGGAGCGGGTGCCGGTGCGGCCGGTGGGACGGCTGGTGCTCAACCGCAACCCCGGCAATTTCTTCGCCGAGACCGAGCAGGTGGCGTTCTGCGTACAGAACGTCGTCCCCGGCATCGACTTCACGAACGACCCGCTGCTGCAGGCCCGGCTGTTCTCCTACCTGGACACCCAGCTGATCCGGCTCGGCGGCCCGAACTTCGCCCAGCTGCCGGTCAACCGGCCGGTCGCGGCGGTGCACAACAACTCCCGCGACGGTTACGGGCAGCATCGCATCCAGCAGAGCCAGACGTCGTACTTCCCGAACTCGATCAGCGGCGGTTGCCCGGTGCTCTCCGATCCGGCGCACGGCGGGTACGTGCACTACGCCGAGCGGGTCGACGGGAACACGATCCGTAAGCGGAGCGAGAGCTTCAAGGACTTCTACAGCCAGGCCACCCTGTTCTGGAACAGCATGTCCTCCTGGGAGCGGCGGCACATCGTCGACGCGTTCAGCTTTGAGCTCGGCAAGGTCGACTACACCCAGATCAAGGAGCGTGTCCTGGGACATCTCGCCCAGGTGGACCACGAACTCGCGGCCGGGGTCGCCGAGAACCTCGGACTGCCGGTGCCACCGGAGAGCACCCCGAACCACGGACGATCCTCACCCGCGCTGAGTCAGGCCGACCAGCCCAGCGGGGTGGCCACCCGCAGGATCGCGGTGCTCGCGGCGGACGGCGTGGACGAGGTGGCATTGCGTTCGGCCACCGCCGCGCTGCGCGAACAGGGCGCGATCCTGGAGGTTCTCGCGCCGCACGGAGGCATGCTCGCCACGGTGTCCGGCGACGCGTTGCCGGTGGACCGAACGCTGGTGACCATGTCCTCGGTCCTCTACGACGCGGTGTTCGTCGCCCCGGGCGAGCGCGGTGTCACCGCACTGACACACAACGGCGAGGCCGTGCACTACGTCGGCGAGGCGTACAAGCACGCGAAGCCGATCGGCGCGGTCGGCGCGGGGGTGTCGCTGCTCGAGATCGCATCCTTGCCGGGCGCGCGGGTCGCCGACCAGGGTGACGCGGTGGTGTCCGACCGGGGTATCGTGACGGTCCGCGACCTTGCGGGGCCGTCCGTGCTCGGCGACTTCGGTTCCGCGTTCGCCACGGCCGTGGCCGCCCATCGGCACTTCGACCGCGCGCTGGAGGCCGTCGCCGCGTAG